A stretch of DNA from Pseudonocardia hierapolitana:
GTACGTGAGGTTGACACCGTCGACCTTGATCTTCGTCGGCTCCTTGTACAGGAGGTCGTGCAGCTCCTTCTTCGTGAACTTGCGGATCGGCTTGTCCGGGTCGAAGTAGCCGCAGCCGCGGTAGATGCGCCCGTACCAGCCGTCCATGCTGTAGCCGGGGATCGTGAGCGCGCCCTCGTTGAGCGACATGCTGTCGTCGTACAGCTGGGTCAGATCGATGTCGGAGATGCTGCCCATGCCTTCGCAGCGCGGGCACATGCCGCCGTGGTACACGGCGCCACGCACGACGGTCCGCTCCCCCTTGCCCTTCTCCGTGACCATCGAGCCGCTCGCTCTGCGGGTCGGCACGTTGAACGAGTAGGCGATCGGGGGCCCGGCCTGGGGCCGACCGAGCCGGCTGAACAGGATCCGGAGCATCGCGTTGGCGTCGGTCACGGTGCCGACCGTGGAGCGGGGGTTGGCGCCGAGCCGCTCCTGGCCGACGACGATCGCCGTCGTCAGCCCGTCGAGCACGTCGACCTCGGGCCGGTCCAGCCTGGGCATGAAGCCCTGTACGAACGCGCTGTAGGTCTCGTTGATCAGCCGTTGCGACTCCGCGGCGATCGTGTCGAACACCAGCGAGCTCTTGCCCGACCCGGAGACGCCGGTGAACACCGTCAGCCTGCGCTTCGGGATCTCGACGCTGACGTCCTTGAGGTTGTTCACGCGCGCTCCGTGCACGCGGATCAGGTCGTGGCTGTCGGCGACGTGCAGCGCGGGCGTTTGCCTGTCGGCTCGCGTGGCCGTGGTCATCGGCTCTCCGTGTGGTGGATGGGGCGGGTGGTCAGCTCTCGGGCGCAGCGCGTCGCCTGGTGACGTACGGCAGGGCGAACATGTACAGACCGGTGAACATCAGCAGGAAGAGCGGCAGCAGCGGCACGTAGAACACCCAGAAGGGCAGGATCCCCGTCAGGGCGACGAAGCAGATGATCACGGTCAGCGTGAAGGCGATGGACAGCCAGCGGTGGAACTGCCGAATGGCCGAGCTCATGATCAACGCACCTCGAAGATGCGGATCATGTTGCCCGCCGGGTCGCGGAAGGCGCAGTCGCGCACACCCCACGGCTGGTCGGTCGGCTCCTGCACGACCTCGCCCTCGCCGTTCGACACGCCGGCCTGCAGCCGCTCGAAGGTGCTGTCGAGGTCCTTGGTGGCCAGGTTGATGCCGGCGTAGGTGCCCTTGGCCATCATCTCCGTGATGGTGCGGCGCTCCTCGTCGGTGATGCCGGGGTCGGCGGCGGGCGGGTGCAGCACGATCGACGTGTCGGGCTGGCCGGGCGGCCCGACCGTGATCCAGTGGAGCCCGCCGTACTCGACCTCCTTGCGCACTTCGAAGCCGAGGGTGTCGCGGTAGAAGGCCAGGGAGGCGGCCGGGTCGTTGTGCGGCAGGTAGGCGTGGTGAATGGTGAGGTCCATGGCGCTCACGCTAGGTGGGGTTCGAGAGCGCGTGCTTCTCGATTCCTGACCGGTCTGCTCACCTGCTTCACGACGCACGGCGGCATCCCGGCCATCTCGTCGGCGGCGTCCCGCCGGTAGACGCTCGGCGGC
This window harbors:
- a CDS encoding VOC family protein; translation: MDLTIHHAYLPHNDPAASLAFYRDTLGFEVRKEVEYGGLHWITVGPPGQPDTSIVLHPPAADPGITDEERRTITEMMAKGTYAGINLATKDLDSTFERLQAGVSNGEGEVVQEPTDQPWGVRDCAFRDPAGNMIRIFEVR